A genomic segment from Lates calcarifer isolate ASB-BC8 linkage group LG13, TLL_Latcal_v3, whole genome shotgun sequence encodes:
- the fkbp15b gene encoding FK506-binding protein 15 isoform X4 — translation MQTDNSPSSQFLTVGDEGLKAFNMSFLGDTNEYQWKEFQGAKLASLFGLDQEASQGNESFQYTAPKQPRKSSNPAPASQKLAPPPGAPAVLFATAVQAFRYINGQYMKQGKLGAAALGNHTTKEYKLLLYLSQQKQVTAAKIHMGFVFTVQPNNYCTFYDDQRQNWSLMFESEKALSDFCKEICLAKVNSAASLDAVVIQDLSLGEGQEVENGDSLEVVYTGWLLQNHTIGQMFDSNQNKDKLLRLKIGAGKVIKGWEEGMIGMKKAGRRLVIIPPNLAYGSKGVPNCVPANSTLIFEAELRRVKFSKDSGSDRASASSRDSAAPSPAPSPGPIVENLTHEPAVQTAVPGSGRPGEPPLRAKSNSLSEQLANPDVTKAKLISRMAKMGQPMLPFLAGVASQPESSDSELEDTAGSRVKDRPIASSPVQITTATPASAHVHLHPHSAPPSTLLPVMTTTTAQPGLPGSSHAFQPYSYTQTSLAPSQLQPVGQVYPAQTVPYMGSSDVTSFLMTEARQHNTEIRLAVGKVADKVDQLASKVDDLQRQGSLSMGVSSMSMETSMIMHNIQRIMQENECLKKEVFEKSSRIEEQNRKIGELINQNQRYMEQSNLLLEQRNDSLKSSSEQNQARLLQAEQDKHALPQDLGSGQVRLTEDLASSAARLSQLQLEASAHQQKTVELQSKLNSVLQDSENHCQSIAALETQVEELKETAERAQAQYRSEKQRRKEMELRVNNMEEELQDLKTDKEGLERMLLERKKKWQAERQHWDEEVEELRKSSHQELDNLRAQLHKARTSTDSAASEQLSQLQAELAEGWKGKCEQMLASAKEQHRRELAELTEQRDALEDKLKQLQEKLMVLKQSRDSEEQSLLQHHGQTEELQALQEKYTTLEQQGAAVREKLERRVAELEKKLTEQRSSGDTAAEVKRVMNGVFHSLRGEFDLSELYTGQAVLGVIVTTIKNVTLQLLSGTDRSPSLSKKKEEAEEQEEKESDDVKQREERPHQNVQVNGERQVQEEEKEEEEPVAELDSHQVSEAQINQEVSVENETETVTELKTQSQAELSQATHHHPVLSTEQEPHGTAAAESEVQQEPGEHSVPKNPTDPDDGPDESSPPEDEQETVLERNAAMSSEVGGESLDKGDHVGEMNAASQKAFGPPANPPPPPTALQNSPGEGTQA, via the exons TATTAATGGACAGTATATGAAGCAGGGAAAGCTGGGAGCAGCTGCACTGGGCAACCATACAACAAAAGAG TACAAGCTGCTTCTGTACTTGAGCCAACAGAAACAAGTGACTGCTGCCAAGATTCATATGGGCTTTGTTTTTACG GTACAACCAAACAATTACTGCACTTTTTATGATGACCAGAGGCAGAACTGGTCCCTGATGTTTGAATCAGAGAAAGCCTTGTCAGACTTCTGTAAAGAG ATATGTCTGGCAAAAGTGAATAGCGCCGCCTCCTTAGATGCTGTGGTGATTCAGGACTTGAGTCTCGGGGAGGGCCAAGAGGTGGAGAACGGAGACTCTCTGGAGGTGGTGTACACAGGCTGGCTCCTGCAGAACCACACCATAGGCCAG ATGTTTGACTCCAACCAGAACAAAGACAAGTTACTACGGCTGAAAATTGGAGCTGGAAAAGTGATCAAA GGCTGGGAGGAGGGGATGATAGGGATGAAGAAAGCAGGCCGCCGCCTCGTCATCATCCCACCCAACCTAGCTTATGGATCCAAGGGAGTCCCCAACTGTGTCCCAGCTAACAGCACTCTTATTTTTGAAGCAGAACTTCGGCGG GTGAAGTTTTCCAAGGACAGTGGCTCTGATCGGGCCAGTGCCAGCTCCAGAGACTCTGCTGCTCCCTCCCCTGCTCCCTCCCCGGGCCCCATTGTGGAGAATCTGACCCATGAGCCAGCAGTACAGACGGCTGTCCCAGGTTCAGGCAGACCAGG GGAGCCGCCACTTCGTGCAAAGTCAAACTCTCTCAGTGAACAGCTAGCA AATCCAGATGTCACTAAAGCCAAGCTGATCTCTCGCATGGCAAAGATGGGCCAGCCCATGTTGCCTTTTCTAGCAGGAGTGGCCAGCCAGCCTGAATCCAGTGACTCTGAGCTTGAG GACACCGCTGGTAGCAGAGTGAAGGATCGGCCTATAGCTTCATCTCCAGTGCAGATCACCACTGCTACTCCAGCTTCAGCACACG TACATCTCCATCCTCACAGTGCTCCACCTTCTACCTTACTTCCTGTTATGACCACTACTACTGCACAGCCTGGGCTGCCAGGCAGCAGCCATGCCTTTCAG CCTTACTCCTACACACAGACCTCTCTGGCTCCTTCTCAGCTGCAGCCTGTTGGCCAGGTCTACCCTGCGCAAACTGTCCCATACATGG GCTCCAGTGATGTGACTTCATTCTTGATGACTGAGGCACGACAACACAATACAGAAATACGGTTAGCTGTTGGGAAAGTAGCCGATAAAGTGGATCAGCTGGCTTCAAAG GTAGATGACCTTCAAAGGCAGGGAAGCCTTTCCATGGGTGTGTCTAGTATGTCGATGGAAACCTCCATGATCATGCACAACATCCAAAGAATCATGCAG gaaaatgaatgtttaaagAAGGAAGTCTTTGAGAAAAGTTCTCGCATTGAGGAACAAAACCGTAAGATTGGGGAGCTCATCAACCAGAACCAGAG GTACATGGAGCAAAGTaacctgctgctggagcagAGGAATGACTCCCTTAAATCATCCAGTGAACAGAACCAGGCCAGACTGCTACAGGCTGAGCAGGACAAG CATGCACTGCCTCAGGACCTGGGCTCTGGCCAG GTTCGTCTGACGGAGGACTTGGCTTCGTCTGCGGCCCGACTGTCTCAGCTGCAGTTAGAAGCCTCAGCTCACCAGCAGAAgactgtggagctgcagagtaaACTGAACTCAGTGCTGCAGGACAGTGAGAACCACTGCCAATCCATTGCTGCCCTGGAGACACAGGTGGAAG AGCTAAaggagacagcagagagggCACAAGCCCAGTATCGCTCAGAGAAGCAAAGACGCAAAGAGATGGAGCTGAGAGTCAACAACATGGAGGAGGAACTGCAGGACCTGAAGACTGATAAAGAAGGCTTAGAACGA ATGCTTTTGGAAAGGAAGAAGAAGTGGCAGGCAGAGCGCCAGCATTGGGACGAGGAGGTGGAAGAACTCCGCAAGAGTAGCCATCAAGAGCTGGACAACCTCAGAGCTCAACTTCACAAAGCCCGGACCAGTACTGATAGTGCTGCATCTGAACAG TTGTCTCAGCTGCAGGCAGAGCTTGCGGAGGGCTGGAAGGGGAAGTGTGAACAGATGTTGGCCTCTGCTAAAGAGCAACACAGGAGAGAGCTGGCTGAActaacagagcagagagatgctCTGGAGGACAAGCTGAAGCAGCTACAGGAAAAA TTGATGGTTCTGAAGCAGTCAAGAGATTCAGAGGAGCAGAGTTTGCTACAGCACCACGGTCAGACAGAAGAGCTGCAGGCTCTTCAGGAAAAA TACACAACCCTGGAGCAGCAAGGAGCAGCTGTAAGGGAGAAGCTTGAAAGAAGAGTGGCTGAACTGGAGAAGAAACTAACAGAGCAGAGGAGTTCAGgagacactgcagcagag GTGAAGCGTGTGATGAACGGAGTGTTTCATTCTTTGCGAGGGGAGTTTGACCTCAGTGAATTGTACACTGGCCAGGCTGTGCTGGGGGTGATAGTCACTACTATTAAG AATGTaactctgcagctgctcagtgGCACAGACAGATCTCCCTCcctttctaagaagaaagaggaagcagaggagcaggaagaaaaagagagtgatgatgtgaaacaaagagaggagagacctCATCAGAATGTACAGGTGAATGGAGAGAGACAAGtccaagaggaagaaaaggaggaggaagaaccTGTGGCTGAACTGGATTCTCACCAAGTCAGTGAGGCCCAGATAAATCAGGAAGTATCAGTGGAGAATGAGACTGAGACAGTAACTGAGTTAAAGACACAAAGCCAAGCAGAGTTATCTCAGGCCACTCATCACCATCCAGTTTTATCCACTGAGCAGGAACCACAtgggacagcagcagcagaatctGAGGTACAGCAGGAGCCTGGAGAGCACTCTGTTCCCAAAAACCCTACAGATCCAGATGATGGACCTGATGAGAGTTCACCACCTGAGGATGAACAGGAAACAGTGTTAGAAAGAAATGCTGCCATGAGCAGTGAAGTGGGTGGGGAGAGCTTGGACAAGGGAGACCATGTAGGAGAAATGAATGCTGCTTCTCAGAAAGCTTTTGGACCCCCAGCCAACCCACCTCCGCCCCCGACTGCACTTCAGAACAGCCCAGGAGAGGGCACACA AGCTTGA
- the fkbp15b gene encoding FK506-binding protein 15 isoform X5, with amino-acid sequence MMFGGDDEDADFLSPSGGAKLASLFGLDQEASQGNESFQYTAPKQPRKSSNPAPASQKLAPPPGAPAVLFATAVQAFRYINGQYMKQGKLGAAALGNHTTKEYKLLLYLSQQKQVTAAKIHMGFVFTVQPNNYCTFYDDQRQNWSLMFESEKALSDFCKEICLAKVNSAASLDAVVIQDLSLGEGQEVENGDSLEVVYTGWLLQNHTIGQMFDSNQNKDKLLRLKIGAGKVIKGWEEGMIGMKKAGRRLVIIPPNLAYGSKGVPNCVPANSTLIFEAELRRVKFSKDSGSDRASASSRDSAAPSPAPSPGPIVENLTHEPAVQTAVPGSGRPGEPPLRAKSNSLSEQLANPDVTKAKLISRMAKMGQPMLPFLAGVASQPESSDSELEDTAGSRVKDRPIASSPVQITTATPASAHVHLHPHSAPPSTLLPVMTTTTAQPGLPGSSHAFQPYSYTQTSLAPSQLQPVGQVYPAQTVPYMGSSDVTSFLMTEARQHNTEIRLAVGKVADKVDQLASKVDDLQRQGSLSMGVSSMSMETSMIMHNIQRIMQENECLKKEVFEKSSRIEEQNRKIGELINQNQRYMEQSNLLLEQRNDSLKSSSEQNQARLLQAEQDKVRLTEDLASSAARLSQLQLEASAHQQKTVELQSKLNSVLQDSENHCQSIAALETQVEELKETAERAQAQYRSEKQRRKEMELRVNNMEEELQDLKTDKEGLERMLLERKKKWQAERQHWDEEVEELRKSSHQELDNLRAQLHKARTSTDSAASEQLSQLQAELAEGWKGKCEQMLASAKEQHRRELAELTEQRDALEDKLKQLQEKLMVLKQSRDSEEQSLLQHHGQTEELQALQEKYTTLEQQGAAVREKLERRVAELEKKLTEQRSSGDTAAEVKRVMNGVFHSLRGEFDLSELYTGQAVLGVIVTTIKNVTLQLLSGTDRSPSLSKKKEEAEEQEEKESDDVKQREERPHQNVQVNGERQVQEEEKEEEEPVAELDSHQVSEAQINQEVSVENETETVTELKTQSQAELSQATHHHPVLSTEQEPHGTAAAESEVQQEPGEHSVPKNPTDPDDGPDESSPPEDEQETVLERNAAMSSEVGGESLDKGDHVGEMNAASQKAFGPPANPPPPPTALQNSPGEGTHLTGGIGEENGKEPFFQITTPVKPPAAPSEEEEEDEMSLKGRPPPAPLFGDDDDDEDDLDWLN; translated from the exons TATTAATGGACAGTATATGAAGCAGGGAAAGCTGGGAGCAGCTGCACTGGGCAACCATACAACAAAAGAG TACAAGCTGCTTCTGTACTTGAGCCAACAGAAACAAGTGACTGCTGCCAAGATTCATATGGGCTTTGTTTTTACG GTACAACCAAACAATTACTGCACTTTTTATGATGACCAGAGGCAGAACTGGTCCCTGATGTTTGAATCAGAGAAAGCCTTGTCAGACTTCTGTAAAGAG ATATGTCTGGCAAAAGTGAATAGCGCCGCCTCCTTAGATGCTGTGGTGATTCAGGACTTGAGTCTCGGGGAGGGCCAAGAGGTGGAGAACGGAGACTCTCTGGAGGTGGTGTACACAGGCTGGCTCCTGCAGAACCACACCATAGGCCAG ATGTTTGACTCCAACCAGAACAAAGACAAGTTACTACGGCTGAAAATTGGAGCTGGAAAAGTGATCAAA GGCTGGGAGGAGGGGATGATAGGGATGAAGAAAGCAGGCCGCCGCCTCGTCATCATCCCACCCAACCTAGCTTATGGATCCAAGGGAGTCCCCAACTGTGTCCCAGCTAACAGCACTCTTATTTTTGAAGCAGAACTTCGGCGG GTGAAGTTTTCCAAGGACAGTGGCTCTGATCGGGCCAGTGCCAGCTCCAGAGACTCTGCTGCTCCCTCCCCTGCTCCCTCCCCGGGCCCCATTGTGGAGAATCTGACCCATGAGCCAGCAGTACAGACGGCTGTCCCAGGTTCAGGCAGACCAGG GGAGCCGCCACTTCGTGCAAAGTCAAACTCTCTCAGTGAACAGCTAGCA AATCCAGATGTCACTAAAGCCAAGCTGATCTCTCGCATGGCAAAGATGGGCCAGCCCATGTTGCCTTTTCTAGCAGGAGTGGCCAGCCAGCCTGAATCCAGTGACTCTGAGCTTGAG GACACCGCTGGTAGCAGAGTGAAGGATCGGCCTATAGCTTCATCTCCAGTGCAGATCACCACTGCTACTCCAGCTTCAGCACACG TACATCTCCATCCTCACAGTGCTCCACCTTCTACCTTACTTCCTGTTATGACCACTACTACTGCACAGCCTGGGCTGCCAGGCAGCAGCCATGCCTTTCAG CCTTACTCCTACACACAGACCTCTCTGGCTCCTTCTCAGCTGCAGCCTGTTGGCCAGGTCTACCCTGCGCAAACTGTCCCATACATGG GCTCCAGTGATGTGACTTCATTCTTGATGACTGAGGCACGACAACACAATACAGAAATACGGTTAGCTGTTGGGAAAGTAGCCGATAAAGTGGATCAGCTGGCTTCAAAG GTAGATGACCTTCAAAGGCAGGGAAGCCTTTCCATGGGTGTGTCTAGTATGTCGATGGAAACCTCCATGATCATGCACAACATCCAAAGAATCATGCAG gaaaatgaatgtttaaagAAGGAAGTCTTTGAGAAAAGTTCTCGCATTGAGGAACAAAACCGTAAGATTGGGGAGCTCATCAACCAGAACCAGAG GTACATGGAGCAAAGTaacctgctgctggagcagAGGAATGACTCCCTTAAATCATCCAGTGAACAGAACCAGGCCAGACTGCTACAGGCTGAGCAGGACAAG GTTCGTCTGACGGAGGACTTGGCTTCGTCTGCGGCCCGACTGTCTCAGCTGCAGTTAGAAGCCTCAGCTCACCAGCAGAAgactgtggagctgcagagtaaACTGAACTCAGTGCTGCAGGACAGTGAGAACCACTGCCAATCCATTGCTGCCCTGGAGACACAGGTGGAAG AGCTAAaggagacagcagagagggCACAAGCCCAGTATCGCTCAGAGAAGCAAAGACGCAAAGAGATGGAGCTGAGAGTCAACAACATGGAGGAGGAACTGCAGGACCTGAAGACTGATAAAGAAGGCTTAGAACGA ATGCTTTTGGAAAGGAAGAAGAAGTGGCAGGCAGAGCGCCAGCATTGGGACGAGGAGGTGGAAGAACTCCGCAAGAGTAGCCATCAAGAGCTGGACAACCTCAGAGCTCAACTTCACAAAGCCCGGACCAGTACTGATAGTGCTGCATCTGAACAG TTGTCTCAGCTGCAGGCAGAGCTTGCGGAGGGCTGGAAGGGGAAGTGTGAACAGATGTTGGCCTCTGCTAAAGAGCAACACAGGAGAGAGCTGGCTGAActaacagagcagagagatgctCTGGAGGACAAGCTGAAGCAGCTACAGGAAAAA TTGATGGTTCTGAAGCAGTCAAGAGATTCAGAGGAGCAGAGTTTGCTACAGCACCACGGTCAGACAGAAGAGCTGCAGGCTCTTCAGGAAAAA TACACAACCCTGGAGCAGCAAGGAGCAGCTGTAAGGGAGAAGCTTGAAAGAAGAGTGGCTGAACTGGAGAAGAAACTAACAGAGCAGAGGAGTTCAGgagacactgcagcagag GTGAAGCGTGTGATGAACGGAGTGTTTCATTCTTTGCGAGGGGAGTTTGACCTCAGTGAATTGTACACTGGCCAGGCTGTGCTGGGGGTGATAGTCACTACTATTAAG AATGTaactctgcagctgctcagtgGCACAGACAGATCTCCCTCcctttctaagaagaaagaggaagcagaggagcaggaagaaaaagagagtgatgatgtgaaacaaagagaggagagacctCATCAGAATGTACAGGTGAATGGAGAGAGACAAGtccaagaggaagaaaaggaggaggaagaaccTGTGGCTGAACTGGATTCTCACCAAGTCAGTGAGGCCCAGATAAATCAGGAAGTATCAGTGGAGAATGAGACTGAGACAGTAACTGAGTTAAAGACACAAAGCCAAGCAGAGTTATCTCAGGCCACTCATCACCATCCAGTTTTATCCACTGAGCAGGAACCACAtgggacagcagcagcagaatctGAGGTACAGCAGGAGCCTGGAGAGCACTCTGTTCCCAAAAACCCTACAGATCCAGATGATGGACCTGATGAGAGTTCACCACCTGAGGATGAACAGGAAACAGTGTTAGAAAGAAATGCTGCCATGAGCAGTGAAGTGGGTGGGGAGAGCTTGGACAAGGGAGACCATGTAGGAGAAATGAATGCTGCTTCTCAGAAAGCTTTTGGACCCCCAGCCAACCCACCTCCGCCCCCGACTGCACTTCAGAACAGCCCAGGAGAGGGCACACA TCTGACTGGGGGAATTGGTGAGGAAAATGGAAAGGAGCCATTTTTCCAGATCACAACTCCTGTGAAACCCCCCGCAGCCcccagtgaggaggaggaggaggatgagatg AGCTTGAAGGGGCGTCCACCACCTGCCCCTCTgtttggtgatgatgatgatgatgaggatgatctGGATTGGCTAAACTGA